AGGGCGGGTGGCCGCCTTGTGCTGCAGCTCGTCGAAAAGGTCCTCAAAGGTCTTCATGGACCTAGGCTATCGGAAAGCCGGTGAGACACTGACCGACCGTTGTCCCATGACCTCGGTAGAACCGGGCCGGCTCGCAGCGCTCGGTGCTGGTGACGCAGACAGCCATCTCCGAGTGACGTTTTGCCCCGAGGCGACGGCAGGCCTCTATGGCCGCAGAGACCAGCTGCCGCAGATTGATTCAATCCCGGATGGAGGCGTCTCTGGCTGCCCGGGGCGGCTGACCTCATCGCCACCGGCCAGATGCTCGGGATGAGCCCGACGATCGGCAACTACGCGAAGTCTGCTGCCCCTTGTGAGGGGCTTGAGGCCGTCCCACCCTGAGGTTTTCCACAGGGTGTCCTTGGGGGCTGGTGTGGGGGTGTTGGGGCGGGTAGTGTCAATACACCGTCTGGACGGGCAGTGTCGCCCGACCTGGCGGGGTACGAGTTGTTTCGGTGGCGAGGAGGCTTCCGTGATGAGTGCGTCCCTACGATCTGCTGCGCCCGTGGGTGCGCGGCAGCCAGTTCCCGGTCCGGGCCGGTGGAGAGTGTCGCAGCGGGGCTGTGCCGCGCACGGCCGTGGCGGCCGGCTGAACTGTCATGGCATTAGTGAGTCTGCGGAGTGGGCCCGGCTGGCGGTCGGGCCGGAGTGGTTGAGCAGGCCGGTGCTGTTGGGGCGCGGTCGGCGGCCAGGGACTCGTCTTGGACGTCGGAGGGGTGTGTCTGGGCTGGTGGCGGTGTGTGTGCTGGCGCTGGGGGTGGCGGCCTGCTCGGCAAGGGACGCCAAGGCGGAGGCCAGCGCGAGCGCCAGCGCCAGCGCGTCAGCGGCTATTGCTCGGGCCGAGAAGGGCATCGCGGATGCCAACGCCAGCGCGACCGCCTCGCGCGAAGCCGCCCTGACTCCTGAGCTGCGCGCCAAGCGCGACGCCGCCCTGGCCGAACCCGCCCCGGCCAAGCCCCCACAGCTGAACGAGGAGAGCGCCGAGGGCGCAGCAGCCAGCGTCGGCTACTTCCTCAACCTCTACCGCTACGCCTTCATGACCGGGAAAACCAAAGAGGTTGACTCCATGAGCGAGAACGGATGCGTCTTCTGTAAATCAGTGATCGACCGAGCAAATCAACTACACAAAGATGGAGGATGGGCTGATAAGTGGGACCAAGACATCACGAACGTCAGGTACTACGACAAACTCGAAGGATATGATTACAGTCGAATCGAGGCAACCATAAACTACGGAGAAATGACCTCTTATTCTGGGGGAAGTTGGGAAAAGAGTGTTGCACCTCCCACCGAAGGACAGAAAGTGCGTTTCGCCATTAGGTACGTCAACGGGGGCTGGGCGATCCGGGAAGGTGAAGTACTGCAATGAACCATACACCTTCCTCTATTGCTGCCTATCTGATCTTATCGTTGACATTATTTGTTTCGGTCGAGGCTGCCGCTCTCGGCATTGGTTGCGACAATGAGGGAAATAGTAAAGACTCTTCGGGAACTAATGTTCAGTTAGGTGCAAACAACTCGGGTGACTCGACTGAGTTTACCGGAGATAAGCAGGTAACCATCGAATCTCCATCGTCAGGAGAAGGAGACCCTTCATCCAGTTCTCCAACCGTTCAGGCTTCGGATCCGTCGATGTGGGAGGAGCAGTCGCATCGGGAGTGCTCGCCCGAGAAGGACGCCTACGGGCTGGACAAGTACAAGTGCAACCTGGCCACCCTCAACCGCCCCGGTGGGCCCGACCAACCCACCACCGCCGGTGGTCCGCGTACGGTCACGGTCACCACCCGTCAGGCCGCCACCTTGATCGCCTCGGGCTCAGGCATCACCCGCCAGCCCCCAGGACCCAAGGTCATCATCTCCAAGGCCTTCATCGTCTACACCAACCCCGCCGTGCGCTACCAGACCACCACCATCCTGGGCACCTCCATCGAGGTGGAGTTCACCCCCACCTCCTACACCTGGGGCTGGGGAGACAGCACCACCACAACCACCACCGACCCAGGAGCCCTCTACCCCCACCAGACCGTCACCCACCACTACCAGCACACCGCCACCGGCGTCACCACCACCCTGACCACCACCTGGACCACCAGGTACCGCCCCGCCAGCGAGGACCAGTGGCGGCCCATCGAGGGCACCATCACCACCACCGAGACCTCCACCCCCTACGACCTGGTCCGCATCGTCACCTACCTCACCGACGACGCCGAAGAAGCCCAAGGCCACTAACCCCCACACCCAGCACCCACGCCCACACCCCACACCGCCCACCTCACTCCACAACCGGTGTCACAAACGGCGACTTTTAAGACCACACCCGGCCCGACAACCACCGCACCCTGACACATATGCGCAGGCCAGAGCCCCACAGGCCCAGGCACGCCAGCCGACGAACAGCCTAAAAGTCGCCAACCGTGACACCGAGGGCGCACGGCACACCGACACCACCCCCACTCAGTCCCGGATGGCGGCGCGCCGGGCACCTAGGGCCGCTGTCCCCATCGCCACCGATCCGACGAGCAAGCTGAGGACGACGATCATCAGCCAACGCTCGGGGAACTGGTGAGCGATACTCATCCAGACCCAGGGGGCCAGCCGCCACAGCCAGGTGGCCGCCAAGACCTCGTTACCGCCGATGAGCAGCCCCATGATGACAAGGATGATGTTGAGGACGATCGCCACGACGATCCGGGTGCTCAGAGCCACCGCCAGGCTGACGGCCGCGATCATGAAGGCAACGACCGGCATCACCATGAACCCGTAGACCGGGCCGGTCACCGCCGGCAGGTTCGGGTCGGTGCGGGTCAACGTGTCGCCCAGGACCGTCATGCCCCAGGAGGCGCCCAGGACCGGGATGAGGAAGAACCCACTCAAGACCGCAGCTGAGGTCAGGATGGCCCCGGCACCTCGGCGGGTGATGAGCGCACGCCAGGCAGGTTGGAGACGTCCCCACACCGTGATGCCGACGAGGGCTGCGGCAACCGGCACTCCCATGAGCTCGAGGAAGCTCTGCCCGTACCCGGGTGGGTACACGATGTGGAGGATCCCCAGGAAGGCGAGCAGCAGGACCGCCAGGACCACCCACACGATCCAGGGCAGAACGCCGGCCATCGCCAGGACGGCACTGCGCGGCCCGGGAACACGGGCCATACGGGTGGTGGGCGTGGCTCCACGAATCGGGATGCTTTGGGGTCGCGCGCCCGGGGCCTGCTCCAGTGACTGCACCGAGACGGTCTCCGACTGATCGTCAACGGCATCCCTTCCGCCAGGAAGCAGTCGGCTGAGCCGGGAAACCGACGACGCCGAGGCCCCAGCACCACCAGAAACCCCACAGAGCACGGCCAGTCCGACGCCGGCCAGGGTCAGGCCGATCGTCAGCAGGAACCCGGGCAGGAGCGGGTAGCCCCACACCGGCGAGTCTGCCTCAAGCAGCACGCTGCTGCCGTGAACACCCAGCAGAGGCAACGGGACCCTCGCCGTCCAGGCCCACGGGAGCATCCACCAGTCGCTCCGCTCGGCCTGGACCACGCCCGCCACGGACCAGACGAAGCCGAGGACAGGGGCGACCCCTACGGAAACAACTCGCAGCACGTGGAAGGCTGCCATGCCCCAGGCGCAGGCGCCGGTGACGACGATCCACATGTAGGTGGCGAACAGCAGGTACCGGTCCCAAGGACCCCAGCCGTTGCCAACGATCAGGGCGTGCCCCACCACCGGGGCGACCAGCGCCACCTGGCAGGCCAACGCGGACAGGCTCAGGACCACGAGGCGGGCACCCGCCACCCGGCGCGGCGCGACGGCGCGCCATGCCGTCCCACCCTGACGCCACCGCTGCTCACGCCACTGGGCCATCGCCCCGGTCAGCAGCCCCAGAGGCACGGCGAAGCCCCCGGCATACATGTGCATCCACGCCAGGGCATTGCCGTTCCACTGGAGCTCCGTGACCACTCCTGAGGAGATTGAGGCGTTCGCCAGGATGATGGTGTGAACGGTGAAGATGAGAGTCGCCCCGATCACGCCCCAGGTGAAGGTGCGCCGACTGCGGGTGAACTCAGCGCGCACCAGGTCCCACAGGCCTACTCTCACCTTTGCCGTCCCCTGTGCCTTCACCCGGGTCTGCGGCTGCACAACGGTGCTCATGCGCGCACCTCCGTCCCGACAGGGCGTCCGCTTCCGGTGACTGCCGCCAGGAATGCCGCCTCCATGGCCCGTTCGTCGTCGGCGTCGGCGAAGTCGGCCAGCGGCCCCTCGTAGACGAGGCGCCCGGTCGCCAGAACCCCGATGTCGTCACTCATGCGGGCGATCTCCCCGAGCTGGTGGCTGGAGACGACGACAGTGCGTCCCTCGTCAGCCAGGTTCCGCACGAGATCACGCAGCTCGATAATGCCCTGAGGATCCAGTCCGTTCTGGGGCTCGTCGAGGATGAGGACCTCCGGGTCGGTCAGAAGCGCCATAGCCAGAGACAGGCGCACCTTCATGCCCGTGGAGAAGGAGCCAGCACGCTTCCTGCCGACTCCAGCCAGCCCGACACGCTCCAAGAGCGGGGCAATGGCCTGCGGCGAGGTACCGGTCAGACGGCAGTGGACGAGCAGGTTGCGTCGCGCGGACAGCTGGGGAAAAAG
This region of Actinomyces oris genomic DNA includes:
- a CDS encoding DUF6318 family protein, which translates into the protein MAVCVLALGVAACSARDAKAEASASASASASAAIARAEKGIADANASATASREAALTPELRAKRDAALAEPAPAKPPQLNEESAEGAAASVGYFLNLYRYAFMTGKTKEVDSMSENGCVFCKSVIDRANQLHKDGGWADKWDQDITNVRYYDKLEGYDYSRIEATINYGEMTSYSGGSWEKSVAPPTEGQKVRFAIRYVNGGWAIREGEVLQ
- a CDS encoding ABC transporter ATP-binding protein; translation: MTATAVSSLPPSPAHAVGLTPGLRLAGISKSFGRQKVLTDLDLSAYPGRVYGLLGLNGAGKSTAFNIALGLLTPDAGRVEIQGAPFSRRSLAQVGASINGPALFPQLSARRNLLVHCRLTGTSPQAIAPLLERVGLAGVGRKRAGSFSTGMKVRLSLAMALLTDPEVLILDEPQNGLDPQGIIELRDLVRNLADEGRTVVVSSHQLGEIARMSDDIGVLATGRLVYEGPLADFADADDERAMEAAFLAAVTGSGRPVGTEVRA